CTTTTTGAAAAATAATTTATCACATTAAAAATAACCCGTTCCAGCGTGTGCCGACACGGGTTATTAGGCATGTCGATTATCTGCGTTCGTCACTTCTGCTTCTCATTCCAACTAGGCCCAAAAGTCCAAACAATCCGAGCCAGCCCCAGTTAGACCCTCTGCTGGTAGTCCCAGTATTCGTAGTTGTACTGGTTGCCCGATATCTACCGTCCGTTGTAGTGTTGGATAGTGGAGTTACCGTATTTCTATTGTAGTTATCCCGGGTGTAATTTTCTGTATTGTAGTTATTGTTGTGATAGTTGTTACGATTATAATTTTCCCCTGTGCGAATCTTATCTTTCATAATGCTCTCATGCTGATTCATCGTTCCAGTCGTGCCGTTCATTAGATTGCCTTCCGTATTCATCATCCGAGTGTTATTCACGGTACCATCCATGCCCGTATTCGCGTTCGGGATACCGCCTAAAGCGGCTGACCCGATTGGATTAGCGTAACTAGCTCCCATTATACTCATTGACAGTACAGTACCGCATGCAAGGCTTGTTATCAGCTTGTTCACAACGTATGCCTCCCTTTATAGTTAGTGATCACTGATAATTTCCCCTTGGATGGCACTGTCTATACATAAATGGATCTACTCTTTTACTACATTCACCGTCTTACTCGCAGCATCATACGTAACCTTTGCTCCAAGCGCCTCAGCCAGAACCCGTACGGGTACATATGTTATACCTGTATCAAGAACGCCATCCGTAAGCTTGCTGCCATTCAAGGTTATCGATACTTTAACATCCTTATTCACTGCGTCATCCTCCCCGATTATCCTTTTTAAAGCTTCATTGACCTGATCCGTTGTAGGACGTTTACCTGCGCGAAGTTGACTTGTGGTTAAACCGAAGGTCATTTGCAAGTGGGAATAATCTTTAAAAGACGTCCAGTCTCCTCCCCATTCAAGCCCCAACTGTTTACCCACCTGTACCACCTCTTGCCAGTCCGCTATTTTATCTTTATCCCCATCACGATTCATATCCCAGGAAAGACTATTTCCGTCCGGCAGCAAAAGCGCAAAATCAAACGCAAGGCCATAATTGTGATAGCTGGTTCCACCCTTGGCGTTGGTAACTATTGGCCCCGGCTTATTTCTCCCCTGTGCATACAAGGCATTTTGCTCTGCGATTGAGCGTAATCCCTGGGTAATCACAATCGGCACTCCTTTGGCATAGCTTTGCTGAATCAAAGCCTTTGCTCCTGCTGCCAAAACAGGATGAAGCCCAACAAGACGCGCCGTCGATTTATCCCTTACTTGTTCCAAAGTCAGCATAGAATCACCCCTTGCTATAATCAATGATCCCGACTCCCCATTCGCTTGTACTAATACCCCTGCTTGCCTTAGCATACAAGCATAAACGTCTTCGGCGTCCATATAAGGAAGGATGATAAGCGTTTAAGCGAGAAATATAAGACATAAAGGATAGGTGCATAACTTTCTTATATTAAAAAAAGACCCCGGTATCCCCGAGATCTAACCTGAAAGGTAGCTATTCACGGCTTCTCCACCTTGGATCATTTCCACAAAAAAGGGCAAAATATTAGCGA
This Paenibacillus sp. FSL R5-0345 DNA region includes the following protein-coding sequences:
- a CDS encoding M15 family metallopeptidase, whose product is MLTLEQVRDKSTARLVGLHPVLAAGAKALIQQSYAKGVPIVITQGLRSIAEQNALYAQGRNKPGPIVTNAKGGTSYHNYGLAFDFALLLPDGNSLSWDMNRDGDKDKIADWQEVVQVGKQLGLEWGGDWTSFKDYSHLQMTFGLTTSQLRAGKRPTTDQVNEALKRIIGEDDAVNKDVKVSITLNGSKLTDGVLDTGITYVPVRVLAEALGAKVTYDAASKTVNVVKE